One region of Mugil cephalus isolate CIBA_MC_2020 chromosome 17, CIBA_Mcephalus_1.1, whole genome shotgun sequence genomic DNA includes:
- the zfyve21 gene encoding zinc finger FYVE domain-containing protein 21 isoform X1, protein MSAVPDGKKLVRSPSGLRMVPENGAFNSPFSLDEPQWVPDKECPRCMQCDTKFDFIRRKHHCRRCGRCFCDKCCSKKVALPRMCFVDPVRQCAECSLLSQKESEFYDRQLRVLLGGGTFVVTLGTSEKSETMTCRLSNNHRYLFLDGESHFEIELSRISSIQILTDGTSPGENDIHTYTSLLDSHCFSEGGTSRASGMLLHYKPMGSQDAEQLRMEATEDKKVASLWLAAMHKAAKLLYEARDQ, encoded by the exons ATGTCTGCGGTTCCCGACGGGAAGAAACTCGTCCGGAGCCCGAGCGGCCTCCGCATGGTCCCGGAAAACGGTGCCTTCAACAGCCCCTTCTCCCTGGACGAGCCGCAGTGGGTCCCGGATAAAGAG TGCCCGAGATGCATGCAGTGTGACACAAAGTTCGACTTCATCAGAAGAAAG CACCACTGTCGGCGATGCGGCCGCTGCTTCTGCGacaaatgctgcagcaagaagGTGGCGCTGCCGCGCATGTGCTTCGTGGACCCGGTGCGACAGTGCGCCGAGTGCAGCCTGCTCTCGCAGAAAGAGTCCGAGTTCTACGACAGGCAGCTCAGAGTTCTCCTGGGAG GAGGCACCTTCGTCGTCACTTTGGGGACGTCAGAGAAGTCTGAGACTATGACGTGTCGTCTCTCCAACAACCACAG GTACCTGTTCCTGGACGGTGAGAGTCACTTTGAGATCGAGTTGTCTCGGATTTCCAGTATTCAGATTTTAACAGACGGGACCAGTCCAGGAG AGAATGACATTCACACTTACACCAGTCTGCTGGACAGTCACTGTTTCTCTGAAG GAGGGACGTCGCGGGCTAGCGGTATGCTCCTCCATTACAAACCCATGGGTTCCCAGGATGCCGAGCAGCTGCGAATGGAGGCGACGGAGGACAAGAAGGTGGCCTCGTTGTGGTTGGCCGCGATGCACAAG
- the zfyve21 gene encoding zinc finger FYVE domain-containing protein 21 isoform X2, whose protein sequence is MSAVPDGKKLVRSPSGLRMVPENGAFNSPFSLDEPQWVPDKECPRCMQCDTKFDFIRRKHHCRRCGRCFCDKCCSKKVALPRMCFVDPVRQCAECSLLSQKESEFYDRQLRVLLGGGTFVVTLGTSEKSETMTCRLSNNHRYLFLDGESHFEIELSRISSIQILTDGTSPGGGTSRASGMLLHYKPMGSQDAEQLRMEATEDKKVASLWLAAMHKAAKLLYEARDQ, encoded by the exons ATGTCTGCGGTTCCCGACGGGAAGAAACTCGTCCGGAGCCCGAGCGGCCTCCGCATGGTCCCGGAAAACGGTGCCTTCAACAGCCCCTTCTCCCTGGACGAGCCGCAGTGGGTCCCGGATAAAGAG TGCCCGAGATGCATGCAGTGTGACACAAAGTTCGACTTCATCAGAAGAAAG CACCACTGTCGGCGATGCGGCCGCTGCTTCTGCGacaaatgctgcagcaagaagGTGGCGCTGCCGCGCATGTGCTTCGTGGACCCGGTGCGACAGTGCGCCGAGTGCAGCCTGCTCTCGCAGAAAGAGTCCGAGTTCTACGACAGGCAGCTCAGAGTTCTCCTGGGAG GAGGCACCTTCGTCGTCACTTTGGGGACGTCAGAGAAGTCTGAGACTATGACGTGTCGTCTCTCCAACAACCACAG GTACCTGTTCCTGGACGGTGAGAGTCACTTTGAGATCGAGTTGTCTCGGATTTCCAGTATTCAGATTTTAACAGACGGGACCAGTCCAGGAG GAGGGACGTCGCGGGCTAGCGGTATGCTCCTCCATTACAAACCCATGGGTTCCCAGGATGCCGAGCAGCTGCGAATGGAGGCGACGGAGGACAAGAAGGTGGCCTCGTTGTGGTTGGCCGCGATGCACAAG